GCAGTATCAAAAGTTAATCCTATACCTTGGAGTTGATTAACTCCTAAAATTGCATAGTCTTCGTCCCATGCGAAAAAAGCTAGACAGAACATCCCCCTAACGTGTGCCATGACTCGCTGGTGTGTCAGTAACAGCAGATTATTTGGGTCTTGGTGGCCGAAGTACATCTTCACAACGGGAAAATTTGGTACTACCCCCGGATCCACCCTATAGCAAGTGTCGAAACCTCCAGGTCTTGGACCATTAACCAATCGAATGTTTTGTACTTCTTGCCTGAATGTGTTGCGAAATACATTATAAAAATCTCGAGGGAAATAGGTAGCAGCTGTTCCAGTATCCACCAAGCAACTATAGTCTATGGCATTTCTAAAATTCCAAATTGATGGGTTCAGAGTGATTTCCTTATCGTTAATAAAAACTTTATAAAGGTCAACGTAATAGA
This genomic window from Capsicum annuum cultivar UCD-10X-F1 unplaced genomic scaffold, UCD10Xv1.1 ctg82921, whole genome shotgun sequence contains:
- the LOC124895556 gene encoding protein ASPARTIC PROTEASE IN GUARD CELL 2-like; protein product: MGGVQSFGPEYSGIAGIGRRELSGGYSLPSQFGADIMAMCLSGIDSQRSTLSFHTTPFEKTISAELLPDPSNPEFYYVDLYKVFINDKEITLNPSIWNFRNAIDYSCLVDTGTAATYFPRDFYNVFRNTFRQEVQNIRLVNGPRPGGFDTCYRVDPGVVPNFPVVKMYFGHQDPNNLLLLTHQRVMAHVRGMFCLAFFAWDEDYAILGVNQLQGIGLTFDTAENTLSFELDA